The following is a genomic window from Bacillota bacterium.
CGATCCCCATGGAGGCCATGCTGTGGGCAGGCATGGGGATGAGGTCCCTGCCCTCAAACTCCAGGCGGCCGGAGGTAGGCTTGATATTTCCGGAAATGAGGTTGAAGAGGGTGGTCTTGCCGGCGCCGTTAGGGCCGATGAGGCCGAGAATTTCCCCTGCATTGTCCACGTGAAAGTCCACGTGGTCTACGGCGAGAAGGCCCCCGAAATGCCGGGTCACCTGAAAGCCTGCCAGCAGATGATCGTGCGACAATGACGCTCACCTCCCTATTGCCTTGGACCTGTGTCAGCGTCTTCCCAACAGGCCGTTTGGCCGGAACACCATCAGAACCACCATCAGCACCCCTACGAAGAGCATCCGCATCTCCGCCACAGGCCGCAGGATCTCCTGGGCGCCCACCAGTATGACGGCACCTACGATTGGCCCCCATATGGTGCCCTGGCCCCCTAGGATCACCATCATCAGGATCATGATGCTCTCGAGGGCAACGAAGTTGTTGGGGTGCAGGTAGTTCAGGTAGTGGGCGAAGAACACGCCCGCCAGACCCGCGAAGAAGGCCGACACCAGGAAAGCCAGGACCTTGTAGTAGGTGAGATTAACGCCCATGGTTTCAGCAGCCAGGTCGTTCTCTCGGATGGCCACCCAGGCCCTCCCTATGTATGAGTTCCGGAGGCGTCTCACCGCCACTAAGGTTACGAGGCCAAGGGCCAGGATCAGGTAGTAGTAGTGGCTCCTCTCCCGGAACATAAAGGTGCCTATCTGGGGTGAGGCGATCCCGGTAAGCCCCAGCGGCCCTCGGGTGAGGGAGATCCAGTTCAACAGGATAAAGCGGACGATCTCGCCAAAACCCATGGTCACTATGAAGAAGTAGTGGCCCTTGATCCTGAGGGTGGGTATGCCGATGGCTATCCCCATTACGAGAGCCATGAGGCCCCCAATGGGGAGGGACAACCAGAATCCCCACCACCCCGTGAACACCTTCAGGGTGAGGAGAGCACCGGTGTAGGCACCCACTGCCAGGAAACCGGCGTGGCCGAAGGAAAGTTCCCCGAGAAACCCGGCTATGATATCCAGGCTCAGTGCCACGGCGGAGTAGTATCCCACGAGCACTATGACGTGGAGCACGTAGGGACTGGATATGGTCATGGGCAGCACCAGGAGGGCCAGCAACGGGAGACCCCAGAGGTACGGCATCCTGGAGGCTGCGGTGCTCGCTTTCGCGCTTCCCAGGGTGTTCAAATCTGATCGCGCCCCCCCTCTACACTTTCTCCTGGGTCAGTTTGCCGAAGAGGCCGCCCGGCTTGAACAGAAGCAGCAGGATCAGGACCACGTAGACGAAGGCGTCCCGGTAGCCCGAGGACACGTAGGCGGCACCGAGGCTCTCGATCTGGCCCAGCACCAAACCACTGAAGAACGCCCCCACGATGTTGCCGATGCCGCCGGTGATGGCAACCACGAAGGCCTTGATGACGACGCTGAGTCCCATGTTGAAGGAAACCATCCGGTAATAGATGCCTATGAGGG
Proteins encoded in this region:
- a CDS encoding branched-chain amino acid ABC transporter permease; this translates as MNTLGSAKASTAASRMPYLWGLPLLALLVLPMTISSPYVLHVIVLVGYYSAVALSLDIIAGFLGELSFGHAGFLAVGAYTGALLTLKVFTGWWGFWLSLPIGGLMALVMGIAIGIPTLRIKGHYFFIVTMGFGEIVRFILLNWISLTRGPLGLTGIASPQIGTFMFRERSHYYYLILALGLVTLVAVRRLRNSYIGRAWVAIRENDLAAETMGVNLTYYKVLAFLVSAFFAGLAGVFFAHYLNYLHPNNFVALESIMILMMVILGGQGTIWGPIVGAVILVGAQEILRPVAEMRMLFVGVLMVVLMVFRPNGLLGRR